From Pseudomonas fluorescens, one genomic window encodes:
- a CDS encoding ABC transporter permease: MTMTLTLSKPKPRFSSPALERSLLLLPLPVLLLIFYVLPFLGVVGWSFSLPTPGIEQYERIATDPAIHEMLWRTLRLCLTVSCLALLIGYLLAYCWVFSPPFWQRVVEICIFIPFWISVLVRAFGWLIALRSNGVLNNGLMGMGLIDQPLQLSRNEIGVVIGMLHVMIPYAVFPLLSSMRQLDQRILMASRGLGAGALRTFWQVLLPQTLPGVLGAFIMVFVFCLGFFITPVLLGGGQTVMIAEYVFLQMFQTSNWGLGAALSVVLLALVSALIWVLLKMTRVNRLVG; encoded by the coding sequence ATGACCATGACCTTAACCCTGAGCAAACCCAAGCCCCGGTTCAGTTCGCCGGCGCTGGAGCGCAGCCTGCTGCTGTTGCCGCTGCCGGTGTTGCTGCTGATCTTCTACGTGCTGCCGTTTCTTGGCGTGGTCGGCTGGAGCTTTTCGTTGCCGACGCCGGGCATCGAGCAATATGAGCGGATTGCCACGGACCCGGCGATCCACGAAATGCTCTGGCGCACCTTGCGCCTGTGCCTGACGGTCAGTTGCCTGGCGCTGTTGATCGGCTACCTGCTGGCCTACTGCTGGGTGTTCAGCCCGCCGTTCTGGCAGCGCGTGGTGGAAATCTGCATCTTCATTCCGTTCTGGATCTCGGTACTGGTGCGGGCCTTCGGCTGGTTGATCGCGCTGCGCAGCAACGGCGTGCTGAACAATGGGCTGATGGGCATGGGCCTGATCGATCAACCGCTGCAGCTGAGTCGCAACGAAATCGGCGTGGTGATCGGCATGCTCCACGTGATGATTCCGTATGCGGTGTTCCCGCTGCTGTCGAGCATGCGCCAGTTGGACCAACGCATCCTGATGGCCTCCCGTGGTTTGGGTGCCGGGGCGTTGCGCACCTTCTGGCAAGTGTTGCTGCCACAGACCCTGCCGGGGGTGCTGGGTGCGTTCATCATGGTCTTCGTGTTCTGCCTGGGCTTCTTCATCACCCCGGTACTGCTGGGTGGCGGACAGACCGTCATGATCGCCGAATACGTGTTCCTGCAAATGTTCCAGACCAGTAACTGGGGCCTGGGTGCAGCGCTCAGCGTGGTGTTGCTGGCCCTGGTCAGCGCGCTGATCTGGGTCCTGCTGAAAATGACCCGCGTGAACCGCCTGGTAGGCTGA
- a CDS encoding ABC transporter substrate-binding protein has translation MRQDHQRDCIEVLIEKARGGEINRRTFIQAMGLLAAVPLALRSGISWSADKPLVVVNWGGDALTAFRSAWTDTFTKNTGIQVRIDGAGPTEGAIRSQLASGQPSWDVVDVESYSAIVLGKEKILQPLDYSVIKRDQVAPALASDHGIASYQFSYVMAWDSEKFGDNGPKTWADFWDVKKFPGKRTLYKWMNGMLEAALLADGVPADQLYPLDVARALNKIDEIKPHVLSFWSSGAESQQLMVDGEVSVGAIWHTRAKLLSEDTEGRVRWSFDNGFINSSSWAVLNGNPAGTPAAMQFIQHALQPEGQLKLFELLGNGPSNSATEKLMSAEQLEANCASEANLKKQIALNAQWYADNYSAALEQYLTRLSK, from the coding sequence ATGCGCCAGGATCATCAACGCGACTGTATTGAAGTGCTTATCGAAAAGGCCCGTGGCGGCGAGATCAACCGACGCACCTTCATTCAGGCCATGGGCCTGTTGGCGGCGGTGCCGTTGGCGTTGCGCAGCGGCATCAGTTGGTCGGCGGACAAGCCGCTGGTGGTGGTCAACTGGGGTGGCGACGCCCTGACTGCCTTCCGTTCGGCCTGGACCGACACCTTCACCAAGAACACCGGGATCCAGGTGCGCATCGACGGCGCCGGACCAACCGAGGGCGCCATTCGCTCGCAGCTGGCCAGCGGTCAGCCGAGCTGGGACGTGGTCGACGTCGAGAGCTACAGCGCCATCGTCCTCGGCAAGGAAAAGATCCTGCAGCCGCTGGACTACAGCGTGATCAAGCGCGATCAGGTGGCCCCGGCACTGGCCTCGGACCACGGCATCGCCAGCTACCAGTTCAGCTACGTGATGGCCTGGGACAGCGAGAAGTTTGGCGACAACGGTCCGAAAACCTGGGCAGATTTCTGGGACGTGAAGAAATTCCCCGGCAAACGCACCCTGTACAAGTGGATGAACGGCATGCTCGAAGCAGCCTTGCTGGCTGACGGTGTTCCCGCTGATCAGCTGTATCCGCTGGACGTGGCACGCGCCTTGAACAAGATCGACGAGATCAAGCCACACGTGCTGTCGTTCTGGAGTTCGGGCGCCGAGAGCCAGCAGTTGATGGTCGACGGCGAAGTCTCGGTCGGTGCGATCTGGCACACCCGCGCCAAGCTGCTCAGTGAAGACACCGAAGGTCGGGTGCGCTGGAGCTTCGACAACGGCTTCATCAACTCCAGCAGTTGGGCGGTGTTGAACGGCAATCCGGCCGGCACGCCAGCGGCGATGCAGTTTATCCAGCACGCGCTGCAGCCGGAAGGTCAGCTGAAGTTGTTCGAACTGCTGGGCAATGGGCCGTCCAACAGCGCCACCGAGAAACTGATGTCGGCCGAGCAACTGGAGGCCAACTGCGCGTCCGAAGCGAACCTGAAAAAACAGATCGCGCTCAATGCCCAGTGGTACGCCGACAACTATTCAGCCGCCCTGGAACAGTACCTGACGCGACTGTCCAAGTGA
- the cyoD gene encoding cytochrome o ubiquinol oxidase subunit IV: MANASHSHDEAGHGSVKSYAIGFILSVILTVIPFGLVMYPSLPKSITLWIVLAFAIIQVLVHLVYFLHMDRSAAQRNNVIAFVFAAIVIVLLVGLSLWIMFSIHTFMMAK; this comes from the coding sequence ATGGCTAACGCATCACACTCCCACGACGAAGCCGGTCACGGCAGCGTCAAGTCGTACGCCATCGGCTTCATCCTGTCGGTGATCCTCACCGTGATCCCGTTCGGCCTGGTGATGTACCCATCGCTGCCGAAGTCGATCACCCTGTGGATCGTCCTGGCGTTCGCGATCATCCAGGTGCTGGTGCACCTGGTGTACTTCCTGCACATGGACCGCTCGGCCGCCCAGCGTAACAACGTCATTGCGTTTGTTTTCGCTGCGATCGTGATTGTCCTGCTGGTTGGCCTGTCGCTGTGGATCATGTTCAGCATCCACACGTTCATGATGGCGAAGTGA
- the cyoB gene encoding cytochrome o ubiquinol oxidase subunit I — protein sequence MFGKLSWEAVPFHEPIVMVTIAMIALGGLALFAGITYFKKWTYLWTEWLTSVDHKKIGVMYIIVAMVMLLRGFADAIMMRTQLAMATEGSPGYLPPEHYDQIFTAHGVIMIIFMAMPFFTGLMNLAVPLQIGARDVAFPFLNSLSFWLLVSGVVLINLSLGVGEFAKTGWVAYPPLSGLQFSPGVGMDYYIWALQLSGLGTTLTGVNFLATVLKMRTPGMKLMDMPIFTWTCTWANVLIVASFPILTATLALLTLDRYMDFHIFTNELGGNPMMYVNLFWAWGHPEVYILILPAFGIFSEVISAFTGKKLFGHHSMIYASGAISVLGFMVWLHHFFTMGSGASVNAFFGLATMLISIPTGVKLFNWLFTIYQGRLRFTSQVLWTLGFMVTFAIGGMTGVLLAIPGADFVLHNSLFVIAHFHNVIIGGAVFGYIAGFAFYFPKAFGFKLHEGWGKAAFWFWITGFFVAFMPLYVLGFMGMTRRLNATTNPEWVPYLYVAMFGAVMIAVGIACQLIQLYVSVRDRKLPENMCEHGDPWNAHTLEWSTSSPPPFYNFAVLPKADCIDPFTEAKENGTAYQAPAKYQPIHMPNNTATGVVMGALLTVFGFAMIWHIWWLAIASLAGTVIYFAIHAARDDQGYMVPVDVIERIEAEQHKRLVAAGKVPATATRVETSLEQA from the coding sequence ATGTTTGGTAAATTAAGTTGGGAAGCGGTCCCGTTCCACGAGCCGATCGTGATGGTGACCATCGCCATGATCGCGCTGGGTGGTCTGGCACTGTTCGCGGGTATCACTTACTTCAAGAAGTGGACCTATCTCTGGACCGAGTGGCTGACTTCGGTTGACCACAAGAAAATTGGCGTGATGTACATCATCGTCGCCATGGTCATGCTGCTGCGCGGCTTTGCCGACGCCATCATGATGCGTACCCAGTTGGCCATGGCCACCGAAGGTTCGCCTGGCTACCTGCCGCCTGAACACTATGACCAGATCTTCACCGCTCACGGTGTGATCATGATCATCTTCATGGCGATGCCATTCTTCACTGGCCTGATGAACCTTGCAGTGCCGCTGCAGATCGGCGCGCGTGACGTTGCCTTCCCGTTCCTGAACTCCCTGAGCTTCTGGCTGCTGGTTTCCGGCGTGGTACTGATCAACCTGTCCCTGGGCGTCGGCGAATTCGCCAAGACCGGTTGGGTTGCCTATCCGCCGCTGTCGGGCCTGCAATTCAGCCCGGGCGTGGGGATGGATTACTACATCTGGGCGCTACAGCTATCCGGGTTAGGTACGACGCTAACGGGGGTCAACTTCCTCGCGACCGTACTGAAAATGCGTACCCCTGGCATGAAACTGATGGACATGCCGATCTTCACCTGGACCTGCACCTGGGCCAACGTCCTGATCGTCGCTTCGTTCCCGATCCTGACCGCTACCCTGGCACTGCTGACGCTTGACCGTTACATGGATTTCCACATTTTCACCAATGAACTTGGTGGCAATCCAATGATGTACGTCAACCTGTTCTGGGCGTGGGGCCACCCTGAGGTATACATCCTGATCCTGCCGGCATTCGGCATTTTCTCGGAAGTGATCTCGGCGTTCACCGGCAAGAAACTGTTCGGCCACCACTCGATGATCTACGCCTCGGGCGCGATCTCGGTACTGGGCTTCATGGTTTGGCTGCACCACTTCTTCACCATGGGTTCGGGTGCCAGCGTCAACGCCTTCTTCGGCCTGGCGACGATGCTGATTTCGATCCCGACGGGTGTGAAGCTATTCAACTGGCTGTTCACCATCTACCAGGGCCGTTTGCGTTTCACCAGCCAGGTTCTGTGGACCCTGGGCTTCATGGTGACCTTCGCCATCGGCGGCATGACCGGCGTACTGCTGGCCATCCCGGGTGCGGACTTCGTCCTGCACAACAGCCTGTTCGTGATCGCGCACTTCCACAACGTGATCATCGGCGGCGCGGTATTCGGCTACATCGCAGGTTTCGCGTTCTACTTCCCTAAAGCGTTCGGCTTCAAGCTGCACGAAGGTTGGGGCAAGGCTGCATTCTGGTTCTGGATCACCGGCTTCTTCGTCGCGTTCATGCCGCTCTATGTACTGGGCTTCATGGGCATGACCCGTCGTCTGAACGCCACCACCAACCCTGAGTGGGTCCCGTACCTGTACGTGGCCATGTTCGGTGCGGTGATGATCGCTGTCGGCATCGCCTGCCAGCTGATCCAGCTGTACGTCAGCGTGCGTGACCGCAAGCTGCCAGAAAACATGTGCGAACACGGTGACCCGTGGAATGCCCATACCCTGGAATGGTCGACCTCGTCGCCACCTCCGTTCTACAACTTCGCCGTGCTGCCAAAAGCAGACTGCATCGACCCGTTCACCGAAGCCAAGGAAAACGGCACTGCGTACCAGGCTCCGGCCAAGTACCAGCCGATCCACATGCCGAACAACACCGCGACCGGTGTGGTGATGGGCGCGCTGTTGACCGTGTTCGGTTTCGCGATGATCTGGCACATCTGGTGGCTGGCAATCGCGAGCCTTGCGGGCACCGTGATCTACTTCGCGATCCACGCGGCCCGTGATGATCAAGGCTATATGGTGCCGGTCGACGTGATCGAGCGCATCGAAGCCGAGCAGCACAAGCGTCTGGTTGCCGCCGGGAAAGTCCCTGCTACTGCCACCCGTGTTGAAACCTCGTTGGAACAGGCTTAA
- a CDS encoding cytochrome o ubiquinol oxidase subunit III: MSNLVTNAGHTHVDGHGHDDHHHDSGEMTVYGFWLYLMTDCILFASIFAVYAVLVNNVAGGPSGHDIFELPYVLGETALLLFSSITYGFAMLAFFKGNKKQVLGWLAMTFLFGAGFIGMEINEFHVLISEGYGPSRSGFLSGFFTLVGTHGLHVTSGLIWMAIMMYQVNKHGLTATNKTRLSCLSLFWHFLDVVWICVFTVVYLMGTL, from the coding sequence ATGTCGAACTTAGTGACCAATGCTGGACACACCCATGTCGATGGACATGGGCACGATGACCACCACCACGACTCGGGCGAGATGACCGTATACGGTTTCTGGCTCTACCTGATGACCGACTGCATCCTGTTTGCGTCGATCTTCGCGGTGTACGCGGTACTGGTAAACAACGTAGCGGGTGGCCCGTCGGGCCACGACATCTTCGAACTGCCGTACGTACTGGGCGAAACCGCTCTGCTGCTGTTCAGTTCGATCACCTACGGCTTCGCCATGCTGGCCTTCTTCAAGGGCAACAAGAAGCAGGTCCTGGGCTGGTTGGCCATGACCTTCCTGTTCGGTGCCGGCTTCATCGGCATGGAGATCAACGAGTTCCACGTTCTGATCTCCGAGGGCTACGGCCCTAGCCGTTCCGGCTTCCTGTCCGGCTTCTTCACCCTGGTTGGTACCCACGGTCTGCACGTGACCAGCGGTCTGATCTGGATGGCGATCATGATGTATCAGGTCAACAAACACGGCCTGACGGCGACCAACAAGACGCGTCTAAGCTGCCTGAGCCTGTTCTGGCACTTCCTGGACGTTGTGTGGATCTGCGTATTCACCGTTGTTTACCTGATGGGGACTCTGTAA
- the cyoE gene encoding heme o synthase, translated as MSFKHFIQITKPGIIFGNVLSVAGGFFLASKGHVDLAIFLAAMIGTSLVVASGCVFNNCIDRDIDLKMERTKNRVLVQGLISLKLALVYATVLGVAGVALLYKVANPLAALFAVIGFIIYVGFYSLYLKRKSVHGTLVGSLSGAMPPVIGYVAVSNSFDMAALTLLVMFSLWQMPHSYAIAIFRFNDYLAASIPVLPVKRGIQVAKKHILFYILAFLVATLMLTFSGYAGMSYLAVAAAMGMYWLYMAWTGYKAVDDTVWARKLFVFSIFTITALSVMMSLDFKVPTELLLTYAP; from the coding sequence ATGTCCTTTAAGCACTTTATCCAAATCACCAAACCGGGGATCATTTTCGGTAACGTGCTTTCTGTGGCAGGCGGATTTTTCCTGGCCTCGAAGGGGCATGTCGATCTGGCCATTTTCCTGGCCGCGATGATCGGCACGTCCCTGGTCGTGGCCTCGGGTTGCGTGTTCAACAACTGCATCGACCGTGACATCGACCTGAAGATGGAGCGCACCAAGAACCGCGTGCTGGTGCAGGGCCTGATTTCCCTGAAACTGGCACTGGTCTACGCGACCGTCCTGGGCGTTGCCGGGGTTGCCTTGCTGTACAAGGTCGCCAACCCGCTGGCCGCACTGTTCGCGGTAATCGGTTTCATCATCTATGTCGGCTTCTACAGCCTGTACCTCAAGCGCAAGTCGGTTCACGGCACGTTGGTGGGCAGTCTGTCGGGTGCGATGCCGCCGGTGATCGGTTACGTGGCAGTGAGCAACAGCTTCGACATGGCTGCGCTGACCCTGCTGGTGATGTTCAGCCTGTGGCAGATGCCGCATTCCTACGCCATCGCGATCTTCCGCTTCAACGACTACCTGGCCGCATCGATCCCGGTGCTGCCGGTCAAGCGCGGAATCCAGGTGGCCAAGAAGCACATCCTGTTCTACATCCTGGCGTTCCTGGTAGCGACCTTGATGCTGACCTTCAGTGGTTACGCAGGCATGAGCTACCTGGCCGTCGCCGCGGCCATGGGCATGTACTGGTTGTACATGGCCTGGACCGGCTACAAGGCAGTGGATGACACGGTCTGGGCACGCAAGCTGTTCGTGTTCTCGATCTTTACCATCACCGCCCTGAGCGTGATGATGTCGCTGGACTTCAAGGTACCGACCGAGCTGTTGCTGACCTACGCGCCATAA
- a CDS encoding ABC transporter permease produces the protein MNTHRTSLSTRLLAVIAMAFMLFPLLTVIPVSFTSKRFLSMPEGNWSMRHYEALVSNPDWFHAISQSLTIALATSVIATLLAASFSLGIWYSRSKLATALIGLVLLPMAIPPVISALVLYFMETKLGRFAPGMGYDTLPGVVIAHVIMVVPYGVVTMLVALSQIDRRIELASRNLGASLMQTTFMVILPNLKLGLASTALLGFALSWEEVAVTLFITSVNVDTLPKRIWSGLRDNVDPSVAAISVLLISLTLLVLIGRLVVQHLADKRAQKLLHP, from the coding sequence ATGAACACCCATCGCACAAGCCTGAGTACCCGGCTGCTGGCCGTAATTGCTATGGCCTTCATGCTGTTCCCGCTGCTGACGGTCATTCCGGTGTCCTTCACCAGCAAACGCTTCCTGTCGATGCCCGAGGGCAATTGGTCGATGCGGCACTACGAGGCACTGGTGAGCAATCCGGACTGGTTCCATGCCATCAGCCAGAGCCTGACCATCGCCCTCGCCACCAGTGTCATCGCGACCCTGCTGGCCGCCAGCTTCAGCCTCGGCATCTGGTACTCGCGCTCGAAACTGGCCACCGCGCTGATCGGTCTGGTACTGCTGCCGATGGCTATTCCGCCGGTGATCTCGGCGCTGGTGCTGTATTTCATGGAAACCAAACTCGGGCGTTTCGCCCCGGGCATGGGCTATGACACCTTGCCCGGTGTTGTGATTGCCCACGTGATCATGGTCGTGCCCTACGGTGTGGTGACCATGCTGGTTGCCCTCAGCCAGATCGACCGACGCATCGAACTGGCCTCGCGCAACCTCGGCGCCAGCTTGATGCAGACCACCTTTATGGTGATCCTGCCGAACCTGAAACTGGGCCTGGCCTCCACCGCGCTGCTGGGGTTTGCCCTGTCGTGGGAGGAAGTGGCGGTGACGCTGTTCATCACCAGCGTCAACGTCGACACCCTGCCCAAGCGGATCTGGAGCGGCTTGCGCGACAACGTAGACCCGAGCGTGGCGGCGATTTCGGTGTTGTTGATTTCGCTGACCCTGCTGGTGTTGATTGGCCGCCTGGTGGTCCAACACCTGGCCGACAAGCGTGCGCAGAAACTTCTGCATCCGTAA